In the Quercus lobata isolate SW786 chromosome 5, ValleyOak3.0 Primary Assembly, whole genome shotgun sequence genome, one interval contains:
- the LOC115991985 gene encoding protein DYAD-like, whose product MAHAQAGRMQVACISVRGEKTPQLSSSIVEEVDSKDDVKAVIKAEPLVIPEIRKRKRLGRSQLIEMKAALRVEESQGSSIQSNRNLRKINRVERWSAERYKLAEKYMFEVLKAEGATFRNPISRPALRTAARKCVGDTGLLDHLLKHIDGKVSPDGTERFRRCFSPNGIMEYWLESAELVNIRREAGWQDPYWVPPDMRAGNGPSQDTVSAGELMLLKTEMVKLRRDMQELVSKNQEQDHAELMHKDLLKYKATVDERLKEITKSLVGMKGMHEELIAWKAQVEQQLMEIKNSLSSAQASKQDTTFSPPNSERWEDWLEGSNLDNIQGNELVPFYESTDLFNDKQLQIPYSAIPPQMMPGNSSSEDPVCAGDLEPVKEEMAKMERDVSELVTKKQEEDHANVTPDSSATANSKSDIDNSLLPFQEMIMELFKWKDKMEQQLEQISNSVSCMQASNQIDFLLPFSC is encoded by the exons ATGGCGCATGCGCAGGCTGGTCGCATGCAGGTTGCGTGCATCAGTGTACGTGGAGAAAAAACACCTCAACTTTCATCAAGCATAGTTGAAGAAGTAGATTCAAAGGATGATGTTAAAGCAGTTATTAAAGCTGAACCTCTGGTGATTCCAGAAATTCGGAAGAGAAAGCGATTGGGCCGTAGTCAACTTATAGAGATGAAAGCAGCATTACGTGTGGAGGAAAGCCAAGGCAGTAGTATTCAAAGTAACCGTAATCTAAGGAAGATCAACCGTGTAGAAAGATGGTCTGCTGAGAG GTACAAACTGGCAGAGAAATATATGTTTGAGGTCTTGAAGGCTGAAGGAGCAACCTTTAGGAACCCAATTTCCCGTCCAGCTCTAAGAACTGCCGCTCGTAAATGCGTTGGTGACACAGGACTGCTAGACCACTTACTGAAGCACATTGACGGTAAAGTGTCACCAGATGGGACTGAGCGGTTCCGGCGGTGCTTCAGCCCTAATGGAATAATGGAGTATTGGCTAGAGAGTGCTGAACTGGTTAATATTCGGCGGGAGGCTGGGTGGCAGGATCCTTACTGGGTTCCACCAGATATGAGGGCAGGTAATGGCCCTTCCCAAGACACTGTTTCTGCTGGGGAACTGATGCTGCTTAAAACAGAAATGGTCAAACTGAGAAG AGATATGCAGGAGCTGGTATCCAAGAATCAAGAGCAAGATCACGCGGAG CTGATGCACAAGGATCTGTTGAAATATAAAGCTACTGTTGATGAACGCCTGAAGGAGATTACAAAGTCTTTGGTGGGAATGAAG GGGATGCATGAGGAATTGATAGCATGGAAAGCTCAAGTTGAGCAGCAGCTGATGGAAATTAAAAATTCTTTGAGCAGCGCACAGGCATCAAAGCAAGACACTACCTTCAGTCCTCCTAATTCTGAAAGATGGGAAGATTGGCTTGAGGGCAGTAACTTAGATAATATCCAGGGGAATGAACTTGTACCTTTTTATGAGAGCACAGATCTGTTTAATGATAAGCAGTTGCAAATTCCCTACTCAGCCATACCACCTCAGATGATGCCTGGTAATAGCTCATCTGAGGACCCTGTCTGTGCTGGAGATTTAGAGCCAGTTAAGGAAGAAATGGCCAAAATGGAAAG AGATGTGTCAGAGCTGGTGACCAAGAAGCAAGAGGAAGATCATGCTAATGTGACCCCAGATTCTTCTGCTACTGCCAATTCAAAGTCGGACATTGATAACTCATTACTTCCATTTCAG GAAATGATTATGGAGCTATTTAAGTGGAAGGATAAGATGGAGCAGCAGCTGGAGCAGATTTCAAATTCTGTGAGTTGTATGCAGGCATCAAATCAAATAGATTTTCTCCTGCCCTTCAGCTGTTAA